One Triticum dicoccoides isolate Atlit2015 ecotype Zavitan chromosome 5B, WEW_v2.0, whole genome shotgun sequence genomic window carries:
- the LOC119306993 gene encoding G-type lectin S-receptor-like serine/threonine-protein kinase SD1-13 isoform X1, with translation MTAEKIPLHDLLEITNGFSVCSRIGQGEYGDVYRGAYHGKEVAVKLLRVDMVQGIDDQQYINEISHFSRVKHPNVVELLGYSSETRSELVKHKDKQCYVKHIDRALCFEYLHGSLDKRLPEKSFAPDWSARYKIIKGICEGLNFLHRCEPPIFHLDLKPANILLDSFKVPKLVDFGLARVTNGWHTHVTRYMSPEFINDGIISHKNDVFSFGVVMIYIMTGTSDYSDHTEIFGVPQYGKKVHTDWKNRIEATSDCPSEELHQVQTCIDTAMCCVEPDRNNRPTIAEVLDILNKTETHIPKRQLKTMQDELDNITNKIFNCMPKDSVNINAQQVPNRETSDVEQTLILGRTEEKHNIWSMIEATSTY, from the exons ATGACTGCAGAAAAGATACCGCTACATGACTTACTTGAGATTACAAATGGATTCTCAGTGTGCTCAAGAATAGGACAGGGTGAATATGGAGATGTTTACAGG GGAGCTTACCATGGGAAAGAGGTTGCTGTGAAGTTGCTTCGGGTTGATATGGTGCAAGGAATTGATGACCAACAATATATCAATGAAATTAGTCACTTTTCAAGGGTTAAGCATCCAAATGTCGTAGAGTTACTTGGATATAGTTCTGAAACACGGTCTGAGTTGGTCAAACACAAGGATAAGCAATGTTATGTCAAACACATAGATAGAGCCCTCTGCTTTGAGTATTTGCATGGAAGCCTAGACAAGCGTCTTCCTG AAAAATCTTTTGCACCTGATTGGAGTGCACGTTACAAGATTATAAAGGGCATTTGTGAAGGATTAAATTTCCTTCACAGGTGTGAACCACCAATTTTTCATCTTGATCTGAAGCCTGCCAATATATTACTAGACAGTTTCAAGGTGCCTAAATTAGTAGATTTTGGATTGGCAAGGGTCACCAATGGATGGCACACTCATGTCAC GAGGTACATGTCACCAGAATTCATAAACGATGGCATTATCTCACATAAGAATGATGTCTTTAGTTTTGGTGTTGTGATGATATATATAATGACAGGAACTTCGGATTACTCCGATCATACAGAAATATTCGGAGTCCCGCAATACGGGAAGAAG GTACATACCGATTGGAAGAATAGGATAGAAGCCACATCGGACTGCCCATCAGAGGAATTACATCAAGTGCAGACGTGCATCGACACAGCCATGTGTTGTGTGGAGCCTGATAGAAACAATCGACCCACTATTGCAGAAGTCCTGGATATCCTGAACAAGACGGAAACTCATATTCCCAAGAGACAG TTGAAGACGATGCAAGATGAACTGGACAATATCACAAATAAAATTTTCAATTGCATGCCAAAAGATAGCGTTAACATAAATGCCCAGCAAGTTCCAAACAGGGAAACATCAGATGTGGAGCAAACATTAATCCTTGGAAGGACTGAAGAAAAACATAACATATGGTCTATGATTGAAGCTACATCGACGTACTGA
- the LOC119306993 gene encoding putative receptor-like protein kinase At4g00960 isoform X2: MDRAITLQNELESMLTDESAEPKRIALSLLEIITNGFSDDEIIGNGGFARVYKGMLRNGMIAVKKLLVTIDIDENKFIEEVRCLMNAKHKNIVRFLGYCSESQGEMLNFNGKLVLADLWQRVLCFEYISEGSLEKKINDASCGLEWSKRYEIINGICDGLYYLHQNRIVHLDLKPANILLDRNMMPKIADFGLSRRLCEGQSKIITSNFTGTMGYIAPEYWCGQIALKCDLYSLGIIIIEILTGAKGCPNIDDVLNSWRNRLEKTERETQLVQLRACAEIAIECTAYNPAERPDIVRIIDRLRATKSTEESAASSHKGQESL, encoded by the exons ATGGATCGAGCTAttacactacaaaatgaactagagAGTATGCTAACTGATGAGAGCGCTGAACCAAAGCGCATAGCATTATCACTTCTTGAGATCATCACCAACGGTTTCTCTGATGATGAAATCATTGGCAATGGCGGGTTTGCCAGGGTTTATAAG GGAATGCTTCGCAATGGCATGATTGCTGTAAAGAAGCTTCTCGTAACAATTGATATTGACGAGAATAAATTTATAGAAGAGGTTCGTTGTTTGATGAATGCAAAGCACAAAAATATAGTACGGTTCCTAGGATATTGCTCCGAGTCACAAGGTGAAATGCTGAACTTCAATGGAAAGTTGGTCTTGGCCGATTTATGGCAAAGGGTTCTATGCTTTGAATATATATCCGAAGGGAGTCTTGAGAAGAAAATCAACG ATGCATCATGTGGACTTGAATGGAGTAAGCGCTATGAAATTATCAATGGAATTTGTGACGGTTTATATTATCTTCACCAAAACCGCATCGTTCACTTGGATCTTAAACCTGCAAACATATTGCTAGATCGTAATATGATGCCAAAAATTGCTGATTTTGGCCTCTCAAGACGCTTATGTGAAGGTCAAAGCAAGATTATTACTTCAAACTTTACCGGAACTAT GGGTTATATTGCACCGGAATACTGGTGTGGGCAGATCGCATTGAAGTGTGACCTATATAGTCTTGGTATTATAATCATAGAGATACTAACAGGAGCGAAGGGATGTCCCAATATTGACGAT GTACTTAATAGTTGGAGGAATAGGTTggagaaaacagagagagagacacAACTAGTACAGTTACGAGCATGCGCTGAGATAGCAATTGAGTGCACTGCGTATAACCCAGCGGAAAGACCAGATATAGTGCGTATAATTGATAGGCTCCGTGCAACAAAAAGTACTGAGGAGTCTGCTGCTTCTTCGCACAAAGGTCAGGAATCTCTTTGA